Within Thermodesulfobacteriota bacterium, the genomic segment AATCTCGAAAATCACCTTGGGCTTCGGCTTGGACTCCCCTTCCTTCATCCGGCCCAGAATCTTCAGAGCATCCTTCTCGGGCAGCGGCTCCGGATTGCGATCGTCGCCGACAAAACCGGTAACCTTGGGGGTTCCCCGAACGAGGTGCCAAGTCTCGTCGTTGAGCTCCATATTGACCACAATGTAGCCGGGAAAGAACTTGCGCGCCGAGGTCCGCCGAGAGCCCCGCACCATCTCAACCACCTGCTCGGTCGGCACCAGAATCTCGCCGAACTGCTCCTCCTTGCCGGACTTCTTGATGGTGTCCAAGAGGGCGGCGCGCACCTTCTCTTCAAAACCGGAATAGGTGTGCACGATGTACCACTGACGCGCCATACGACGTCCCCCAAGCCTTGCGACAGTCTCAGCCAAGAATACGCTGCACGAGCCAGCCCAAGAAGAGATCCACACCGCCCAGGTAAAGGGAGATGAGCGTCACCAGGACGATCACCACCATTGTGGTACCGGCCGTGTGCTTTTTGTCCGGCCAGACGATCTTGCCGAATTCCGCCTGGACCTCAGCCACAAACTCCTTGGTGCGGGTGATGGCGGGCAGCGCCGCCCCCTCCTCAGCCCCGGGAGCGTCAGGCTTATGCCCCGCCTCGTCGCCGCGGCCGCCGGCCTTGCGCCGGCCGCTGTCACCAGTGGAACTGGCCATAGATCACACCCACAGAAAAAGGCTCGCCCGGTGCGACCCCCTCGCCTGCCGGGACTGCGAAAAAAGAAGCCCCCACGCGACCTGCCCGGTGTGGCGCGAGCTCGCAGGGGCTTGGGGCTACGTGATTGGCAGGCCAGGAGGGATTCGAACCCCCAGCGGCCGGATTTGGAGTCCGGTGCTCTACCGTTAGAGCTACTGGCCTAGCCGCAAGCTATTTCGTCTCTTTGTGCGGGGTGTGGGTCCTGCAGAAGCGGCAAAACTTCTTCAGCTCCAGCTTGTGCGGTGTGTTCCGCTTGTTCTTGGTGGTGGTGTAGTTGCGGCACTTGCACGTGGTGCAGGCCAGGGTGATGATGTCGCGCATGGCTTCAGTTGCTCCGAATCAGGCCCCGAGCGGCCCAGCTTATTCAATGATCTCGCTGATGACGCCGGCGCCAACGGTACGGCCACCCTCACGGATGGCAAACCGCAGCTCCTTCTCCATGGCGATGGGCGTGATGAGCGACGCCTGGATCGATACATTGTCCCCCGGCATCACCATCTCCACTCCCTCCGGCAGGGTCACCACTCCCGTCACGTCCGTGGTCCGGAAGTAAAACTGCGGACGATACCCGGTGAAAAACGGCGTATGCCGCCCGCCCTCCTCCTTGGCCAGGATGTAGCACTCCGCCTTGAACTTGGTGTGCGGCGTGATGCTCCCCGGCTTGGCCAGCACCTGCCCCCGCTCCACCTCGTCCCGCTTCGTGCCCCGCAGCAGCACGCCGACGTTGTCGCCTGCCTGGCCCTGGTCCAGAATCTTGCGGAACATCTCCACCCCGGTCACCGTCGTCTTCACCGTCGGCCGGATGCCCACAATCTCCACCTCGTCGCCCACCTTGACCACCCCGCGCTCGATCCGGCCCGTCACCACCGTTCCCCGGCCGGAAATGGAAAACACATCCTCGATGGGCATCAGGTACGGCTTGTCCACGTCACGCACCGGCTGCGGCACGTGCTTGTCCACCGCCTCCATCAGCTCCCAGATGCACTTCGTCGCCTCGGGATCGTCGGGGCTCTCCAGGGCCTTCAACGCGCTGCCCCGGATGATCGGCGTGTCATCGCCGGGAAAGTCATACTTGGTCAACAGCTCCCGCAGCTCCATGTCCACCAGCTCAATGAGCTCCGGATCATCCACCATGTCACACTTGTTCAAGAACACCACGATCGCCGGCACCCCCACCTGACGCGCCAGCAAAATGTGCTCGCGGGTCTGCGGCATCGGGCCGTCGTCCGCCCCGACCACCAGAATCGCCCCGTCCATCTGCGCTGCCCCGGTGATCATGTTCTTGATGTAGTCAGCATGGCCCGGGCAATCGACGTGTGCATAGTGCCGGGCGGCGGTCTCATACTCCACGTGGGCGGTCGCAATGGTGATGCCCCGCTCCTTCTCCTCCGGCGCCTTGTCGATCTGGTCAAAGGCCATGAACTGCGCCAGCCCCTTGCTCGCCAGAACCTTGGTGATCGCCGCCGTCAGCGTCGTCTTGCCGTGGTCAATGTGGCCAATCGTCCCCACGTTCACGTGCGGCTTCTTGCGCTCGAACTTCTGCTTCGCCATCGCTTCTCTCCTCGATCCTAGCGCTGTAACTATGCCTCGCCTGGTACCCCTTCCCGCTGGGCTGCCACAGCCTGCTGTACGGCGGACGGCTGTGGTGGAGCCCACGACCGGATTCGAACCGGTGACCTCTTCCTTACCAAGGAAGTGCTCTACCTCCTGAGCTACGTGGGCGGCCGCAACATTCCGATCTGGAGCGGGAAACGGGTCTCGAACCCGCAACCCTCAGCTTGGAAGGCTGATGCTCTACCAATTGAGCTATTCCCGCGTTGTACAGCTGGGTGGTGGAGGGGGGAGGATTCGAACCTCCGAAGGCCGTGCCGGCAGATTTACAGTCTGCTCCCTTTGACCGCTCGGGAACCCCTCCATCGGTTGGCGCCGCTGGAGCTGGCGATGGGACTCGAACCCGCAACCTGCTGATTACAAATCAGCTGCTCTACCGATTGAGCTACGCCAGCCGGAGTCCAAAAGCCGGCACTATACTCGCTTGCCCGAGAAAACGCAAACCCTTTTTCACCCCACCAGCGCCGCCCGTGCCCCAGCCGTGAACGAAGGGCCACAAGCACGAAGCCCCACCACACGGGTGGGGCTTAAGGCGAGGGCGGCCGGCACACGCCATGAAACGCCGGAGAGGTCCTAGCCGACGACGAAACGGCTGTTCCGATACCGCTCAAAGGCCATGGCTGCGGTCCGGTAAACGATATGCGCGAATTTGCTGTAGGGCATGTACAAGAAGAGCATGAACACGGCCACCAAGTGGAGGAAATAGGCGCTGTAGGCCAGAACGCCCCAATCCGCCAGACGGAAGAACTCGGCCAGCAAACCGGTGACCCCCACTGCCATGATTTCCCAAATCAGAAACCAATCATAGTAGGTGGGCCTGGTCCGCTGCTCGTCTTCCATCTGCTTGCGCTGGCTCCAGATGATGGCAATGCCCGCGATGAGCGCCACGGCGCTGACGTTGGCCAGAATCTTCATTGGGTCCCACATGGGCAGCGGTCCATGAAGACTGGGGAAGGCCAGCCCCAGGATGTCCTTGCGCACAAAGGCGTAGTTGGTGACCACGAAGAGCCCTATGAAGGCCAGGAGCAGCGGCAGATGACCCTTGACCCGATCGCGGTTGTAGTTGCACTGGCTGAACCGCTTGTGCTGGATGGTCTCCCAGATCGCCGGCCACAGAAACTCGGCCACGAAGGTGGTCACCGACGGCCGGAAGCCGGGATTGGTCTTGAGATCGGTACTCATGGCGCACCACATGTTGGCAGCGCCTCGGAACGCGGCATAGAGGGCAAACAGAAAAGCCGGCACGAAAATGAGGTCAATGACCACCACACTTTGGGTGAAGCCGGCGATATAGCCGTGACCAAAGAAATTGCCCAGGTCCACCGGGCCATCCGGGATGTGATAGCCGCCGGTCAACAGCCACAACAGCCCGATGATCATCACCGGGATGGCGATCAGGACCGGCAGGTTCTTGGGCTGAGCCACCAGCTGGGCCAAACCCTGGGGGAAGCCGTAGTGGGTGTATGCGTACGCGCGGATGGCCCCGAGCACATCTCCGGGTTTGGCCCCCCGAGGACAGTAAGCGGTGCAGTCGCCGCACTGATGGCACAGCAAGACATCGGCGTCGGCGATCAACCGCTCCTTCATGCCCCACTGCGCCCAGATCATCTCCTTGCGCGGGAACGGCTTCTTGTCCGCGGACAAAGGGCAGACCACAGAGCAGGTGGCACACTGATAACACTTCTTCAGGGTGTCCCCGCCCGCAGTCTTCAGATAGCGGATGAACTCCAGATCAGGCTGCACCTTGGTCGCGTCTCCCATCTTGCGTGGCCTCCTCCTTTCCTCTCTCTGCCTCGGTCTCTTGCGTTTCCCCACTGCCCCCCTGCGGGCAGTGGGGTGGCTATACCATATCCAAGGGCCTGGGCGCAAGCCCCGTTACCTGCCGGTCTACTGCGTCAAGAGCGGCCATTGCCTGGCATTCCCGACGCCGGCCGCCTGGGCCCTCCCGATCGGCAGCCCCTGATTGCACGGGAGAGCTCAGGCGGCCGGCGGACGGAGACTCTCCTCCGCCGCCGGTCGTCCCTGCTCAGTTGCAGCTGGTCCTAGAAGCCCTT encodes:
- the nusG gene encoding transcription termination/antitermination protein NusG, whose amino-acid sequence is MARQWYIVHTYSGFEEKVRAALLDTIKKSGKEEQFGEILVPTEQVVEMVRGSRRTSARKFFPGYIVVNMELNDETWHLVRGTPKVTGFVGDDRNPEPLPEKDALKILGRMKEGESKPKPKVIFEIGDSVRVVDGPFSNFEGVVDEVFQDKGRVRVMVSIFGRSTPVELEFVQVSKN
- the qmoC gene encoding quinone-interacting membrane-bound oxidoreductase complex subunit QmoC; this encodes MGDATKVQPDLEFIRYLKTAGGDTLKKCYQCATCSVVCPLSADKKPFPRKEMIWAQWGMKERLIADADVLLCHQCGDCTAYCPRGAKPGDVLGAIRAYAYTHYGFPQGLAQLVAQPKNLPVLIAIPVMIIGLLWLLTGGYHIPDGPVDLGNFFGHGYIAGFTQSVVVIDLIFVPAFLFALYAAFRGAANMWCAMSTDLKTNPGFRPSVTTFVAEFLWPAIWETIQHKRFSQCNYNRDRVKGHLPLLLAFIGLFVVTNYAFVRKDILGLAFPSLHGPLPMWDPMKILANVSAVALIAGIAIIWSQRKQMEDEQRTRPTYYDWFLIWEIMAVGVTGLLAEFFRLADWGVLAYSAYFLHLVAVFMLFLYMPYSKFAHIVYRTAAMAFERYRNSRFVVG
- the tuf gene encoding elongation factor Tu — encoded protein: MAKQKFERKKPHVNVGTIGHIDHGKTTLTAAITKVLASKGLAQFMAFDQIDKAPEEKERGITIATAHVEYETAARHYAHVDCPGHADYIKNMITGAAQMDGAILVVGADDGPMPQTREHILLARQVGVPAIVVFLNKCDMVDDPELIELVDMELRELLTKYDFPGDDTPIIRGSALKALESPDDPEATKCIWELMEAVDKHVPQPVRDVDKPYLMPIEDVFSISGRGTVVTGRIERGVVKVGDEVEIVGIRPTVKTTVTGVEMFRKILDQGQAGDNVGVLLRGTKRDEVERGQVLAKPGSITPHTKFKAECYILAKEEGGRHTPFFTGYRPQFYFRTTDVTGVVTLPEGVEMVMPGDNVSIQASLITPIAMEKELRFAIREGGRTVGAGVISEIIE
- the rpmG gene encoding 50S ribosomal protein L33; translation: MRDIITLACTTCKCRNYTTTKNKRNTPHKLELKKFCRFCRTHTPHKETK
- the secE gene encoding preprotein translocase subunit SecE — encoded protein: MASSTGDSGRRKAGGRGDEAGHKPDAPGAEEGAALPAITRTKEFVAEVQAEFGKIVWPDKKHTAGTTMVVIVLVTLISLYLGGVDLFLGWLVQRILG